The following are encoded in a window of Hemiscyllium ocellatum isolate sHemOce1 chromosome 46, sHemOce1.pat.X.cur, whole genome shotgun sequence genomic DNA:
- the LOC132836167 gene encoding RDS/peripherin-like protein xRDS35 — MVLLKVKFTFQKRVHLAQTLWMLCWLSVLTGILTFALGIYLKCELKRRSEVMDNTDIHLVPNTLIVVGLLSMLLNFIGVKISSDSLDLAKFPRWKGYVEPYLVFSFLFTFLMLFASLLSYFMRGNLDASLKIGLRNGIRFYKDTDTPGRCYQKRTIDHIQMEFQCCGNNNYKDWFDVQWISNRYLDFNNKEVRDRIKSNVDGRYLIDGVPFSCCNPNSPRPCIQRQITNNSAHFNYEFQTEELNLWMTGCREALLSYYTGMMATIGTSVLLCYVTQLGVLIGLRYLSIATEAVVAQENPECDSEGYLLEKGPLETLYMTAKALKAKFNFNEVQTEPAPTETAATEGNKTEK, encoded by the exons ATGGTTCTACTCAAAGTGAAATTCACCTTTCAAAAACGTGTCCACTTGGCGCAAACCCTATGGATGCTCTGCTGGCTCTCAGTCCTTACTGGAATCCTGACTTTCGCTTTGGGAATTTACCTCAAATGTGAGCTGAAGAGACGGAGTGAGGTGATGGACAACACTGATATTCACCTTGTCCCCAATACCTTGATCGTGGTGGGTCTCCTGTCTATGCTCCTCAACTTCATCGGGGTGAAAATCAGCAGTGATTCACTGGACCTGGCCAAGTTCCCCCGGTGGAAGGGTTATGTGGAGCCGTACCTCGTCTTTTCATTCCTCTTCACCTTCCTCATGCTGTTTGCTTCACTCCTGAGCTACTTCATGAGAGGGAACCTGGATGCCTCGCTGAAGATTGGCCTGAGAAACGGAATCCGTTTCTACAAGGACACAGACACCCCAGGGAGGTGCTATCAGAAGAGGACCATAGACCACATCCAGATGGAATTCCAATGCTGTGGCAACAACAATTACAAGGACTGGTTTGATGTGCAGTGGATCAGTAACCGATATCTAGACTTCAACAACAAGGAAGTCAGGGA TCGCATTAAGAGCAATGTGGATGGCAGGTACCTGATCGATGGTGTCCCCTTCAGTTGCTGTAACCCAAACTCTCCTCGACCCTGTATTCAGCGTCAGATCACCAACAATTCTGCACATTTCAACTACGAGTTTCAGACGGAGGAGCTGAACTTGTGGATGACAGGATGTCGAGAGGCTTTGCTCAGCTATTATACAGGGATGATGGCAACCATTGGGACCAGTGTGCTGCTCTGTTATGTCACACAG CTCGGTGTGTTAATTGGACTGCGTTACCTCAGCATCGCGACAGAAGCTGTTGTGGCCCAAGAGAATCCTGAGTGTGACTCCGAGGGCTATTTGCTGGAGAAAGGGCCATTGGAGACACTGTACATGACTGCCAAAGCACTCAAGGCCAAGTTCAACTTCAACGAAGTGCAGACAGAGCCAGCACCAACTGAGACGGCAGCGACAGAGGGCAACAAAACCGAAAAATAG